In the Natronoglycomyces albus genome, TCGGACGGGCCCGCGCGCACTTCGGAAGCGAGTTGCCGTTCCTGCTGCGCCTAGAGGCGGACCACAAAGCCCCGGCCGGTGACGGCGTCCGCTGTAACGAACGTTTCGTCGAAATGCCGACGGTATCCGTACGCGCCTCTGTCGACGGGCTACCCGCAGACGTTCACGTCGAACAACTCCACGCCGACAACACCAAGGACTTCGTCAACCTGCTGTTGCACGGGCTGGAGTTCTCCGCCTCGTCCAAAGGCGTCCCGTTTCGCACCGACGCGGTGGAAGCGAATCTGCGCAGCAACGTGATTCCCGCCTACGAGGCAGACCAGGCGCACGCGCTGCTCGCCAAGCGCGGCCACGAGGTCATCGGGTTCGTCTCCTGGGTCGACACCGGCGAGACCGTAGAACTGATCGACATCTGGGCGTATGAGCGCGACGAACTACGACGACTCGTCTCCCCCCTGCTATACCTCGCCGTCGCCCACTCCGCGGCTGCGACCGTGCGGGGTTCGATAGTCGGCTCGGATGACAATGCGACCGCCGTCTTCCAACGGCTCCTCGCCCAAGGCTGGAGGCTACACGAATCGTATTGGCGGCTCGAACTATGACCGAGAAGTCCACAGCCGCGTCCGGCGACGTGGGTGAACTGATCGACGCCGTTCACCGCTGGTACGGAGAAGAACGTCACATCGCGCCGTTCCTGCGAAAGCTACGCAAACGCAGCCCCAAGGTCGTACCAACGTACTTGTCATGTCTGGAACTACAAGGCGAAACACTGGACAGCCTCACGAGGGCCGAAGTCGACGTGGTGCGGCAACGAGCCGACCACTATGCCGTGATCTGGGAGCAGCTGCGCCAACGATGGCCCGACATCATCGCCGTCAAAGGGCCGACCGCCAGCGCCGCCTACCCCGCCGGAGTGCAGCGCTACAGCGCAGACCTCGACGTGGTCGTTTCAGACCAGTTGACCGTCACCGACGTGGCCCGATACTTCCTTGACGCCGGGTGGCAACGCGAAAGCCTCATGTTGTGGCGTTCCGACGGCTGCGAACAGATGCGGGTCATTGTCGAAAAACCGTTCGTGGAGCCGATGCAGCAGCCCCTAAGAGTCGAGATCACCACATTGGAGTGGATCGGCGCAAGCTCGGCGACAAAACCTCAGACACGACTCGACGTGAAATCCGACATCGTGCGTACCCAGCTGGCCATCATCGCCGAACGGTATGAGCGAGCCTTCGACTTTCGGGATGCGCTGGATTTCCTGTTGCTAGACCGACAACTGTCCGACGCCGGTCGCGCCGAACGGGAGGCGATGATCGCCGACCTTGGCGTCGAACCTCTCGCCGAGGAGCTGATTCGCCTGGTGTCCCAGATTGACAAGAGCTACGCTGACGCTTCGGCACGGCGGCAACTGGCCGGATTTGGGACACGGTTGTCCGCCAAACTCTCGTTCTGGCGCAAGGGTCTGCGAAACCCACGGGCCCGACTGGCCTTGGCCTCCCAGTTCGCGCTGATCGAAAACCAGTCGTCCCAGGCTTGGAATCGGGTACTACAGGCAATGGTACGAGGCATATCCGGAGCCGATGCCCTGGACAAAGGGCTGCTGGTATGGGGCATCCCGGTCGTGCTGACCGCCGACAAACAAGACGTGGATTCACCACACATTCGGCATAGTCCTCTCGGGGCATGGTTTCTCACCGCCAGCTCGGTGATCGAAGCGAAGACGTTGGAAGAAGTCGGCGTCGAGAGCTTGGGCTAGGCGGATGAGCCGAATGCGACCCCCTCGGCTTACCGACCGACCAGATGCCCCCACACATCGGCCTTCACAACCTCACAGACAGAAGCAAAGGACACTATGAGCGACGCGACGGAACTTGCGATACGGGTAACCGACTTGACTCGCACATACCAAAGCCAGGATGGGGCGCCCGAACGAACAGCACTCGACCAGATCAGCATGGCCGTGCCCCACGGCGAAGTCCACGGGCTCCTCGGCCCCAACGGGGCCGGAAAGACGACACTGTGCAAGATCCTGTCCACGCTGCTAGTGCCGACATCAGGCAGCGCTACCGTCAGCGGGTTCGACGTGACACACGAGTACAAGCGAATACAGCCTCTGGTGGGAATCGTCTTTGGAGGCGAAAAGGGCCTCTACAACATGATGACTGCGGCCGACAACCTGCACTTCTGGGCCGGTCTGTACAACGTGAAGCGCTCCGTGGCCAAAGAACGCGTGCCGAGGCTGCTGGACTTGGTCGGCCTCAGGGGCCGGGCGCATGACCGCGTCGACACGCTGTCGCGAGGAATGAGACAAAGGCTGCACCTGGCACGCGGCCTCATAGGTGATCCGCGCATCCTGATTCTGGACGAGCCGACCGTGGGAATGGACCCGATTGCGGCGCAGGAGTTCCGCAACCTGATTCGAGACTTGCGCGAAGATAACATCACTTTCCTGCTCACCACCCACAACATGGCCGAGGCCGAATCGCTGTGTGACCGTGTCTCGTTCATCGACAGCGGAAAGCTGTTGCACTGCGAAAGCCCCCACGCGTTGCGGCGGTCGATGTCGAGTCGGCACCGCATCGTCGCCAAGAGCGTGCCCGGTGACATCGCCGCGCAATTGGAACAACGGGTCGACGTCGAGCAAGTGCGCCTCACCGACTCAAGCGAAGCGCACATCGATCTCACCGACAAGCGGGCCGCCCAAGAAGTGTTGTTCTTTCTCACCGACATAGGCATAGACGAAGTTTCGCTTGCCCCGGCGACGCTGGAGGAAGTGTACATACAGCTCATCGGCGAACGCGGTATGGAGTTGGGATCGTGACACTGTCGGCCCGGCCAATCACCGAGGCGATGAGGTTCCAGTCTCGGATCATCCGCGGTAACCCCGGAACCTTGCTGCCGCTCATCACCACCCCGTTTCTCACCGCGACACTGCTGGCGATCTTCGACCACATCGGCCGCGAGGACATTGCGGCCTATGCCGTCATCGCTCCGGCGATCATGGCGTTGCTGGGCGTCGCCATCGGCGAATCCGGCGAAATTATCTTCCGCGACCGCAACACCGGCGTCCTCGAAGCCCAAATGGGAGCGCCCAGCTCGTTCGCGTCGGTCTTGGCGGGCAGAATCGGCACCGTCTTGGCGTTCGGGCTCATCGGGCTCGTGCAGGCATGGCTGGTCGCGGCTCTCGGCTTCGGCGTCATCGTCGCCGTCGAGCACCTGGTTCCCTTCGTGCTGGCAACAGTACTGTGTCTGGTGGGCATGGTGGCCATGGCGATATTGATGGCGGCGACCTTTGTGGTCGGACGTTCGGTGCGAGCCTTCCAAAACGCCATCTCCTACCCACTGTTCCTCTTCGGTGGTGTCCTCGTGCCGCTGGAACTGCTTCCAACCGTGGTGGAGTGGATCGGCCGCCTGTTCTTCCTGTCCTGGGTGACCGACCTGCTGCGCGACAGTGTGCTCGCGGCACCCGTCGAGAACCTTTGGCCCCGGCTCGGCATCGCCACGCTGTTGGTGGGTCTCACGCTGGCAGCCGCCATCGCCGTTCTCTCACGGCTGGTTCAACGCCTCCGTACAACCGGGAATGTGAGTCTCGTATGAGTGTTGTGACGCAATCGCGGCAAGCTATCAATCTGGGCATGGCCTCCATGCGCATGACCTACACCGTGAAGTCATTCTTCGGTGGATACATGTTGCGAACACTGTGCCAGGTGGTGTTCTTTTCCTCGATTGGAGCACTGGCCGCAGGCGGAGAAGTGACTTCGTTTCTTCTAATCGGCATGTCCGTGTATCTGGCAACGACTCTGCCGATGATGGCCAGCGCCTCTACGACATGGGATCGGAACGCGGGGACTTTGTCGCTGTTGGTGGCGTCCCCGGCGGCACTGGCGGTCGTGTTCCTCTTTCGAAGTTGGTTTTTCATCCTGACCGGTTCGGTGTCGTCTATTTTGGCTTTGGCGATTCTGATTCCGGCTTTCGGCATCAGCGTCAGTATCTCGCAGGCGGCCTTGATATTCGCGCTGGTCATCGTAGCGGCACTCACCACTTATGCTCTGGGTGTCGCCTGCGGCGGCATGGCATTGCGGTTTCCCCATCTACGCAACGTCTTTTCCACGTTCGTCATGACGGTGTCCATGATGATCGGCGGGTTCGTCGTGCCGCTTGACTACTGGCCGGCGGGCTTCCAGTGGGTAGCGCAGATATTCCCAGGCGTGCACGCCTTGAGTGGGATTCGGGAAGTCATGGGAGGCGGAGACTTGACGGTGGTGGGCTTTCACACGGTTACAGCCTTCGCTGTGGCTTTCCTGTGGTTGGTTGTCGCGGCATTGTCATTTTGGTGGCTACGAGTTCACGGTCGCAAGGTCGGCAGCATCGATTTCGAGGATTAACGACGGGGCCGTAAGCCAGTGCGGCCCGCAATGTAGCCCCACGACGTGGGACCAGTTCACTCTGGGTCCGGCCCCACGTCTTGGGTGGAGATTGTTCGCGGCTAACTGGCGTTGTCGATGTCGGCGCTCCTGGCGTTGGGGCCGGTTGCCCCGGCGCTGTCCACGCCAGTGCCGTTGCCGTTGCCAGTGTCCGTCGCCTGGGGCCTTCCCTTGGAGACGGCCAGCGTGTCGCCGCGTTCGGCGACTCCCACCGAGACGGTGTCACCATCGGTGATGTCGCCGGCCAACAACTGCCGAGCCAGCTGGTCACCGATCGAGTTCTGCACCAGCCGACGCAACGGCCGCGCCCCATAGACGGGGTCAAAGCCGCGCTCGGCCAACCAAGTGCGGGCGTCATCGTCCACATCGAGGACCAGACGACGGTTAGCCAGCCGTGTGCCCAAGACGTCCAGCTGCACGTCCACAATGCCCTTCAAGTTCTCTTCGCTCAGCGAGGAGAACACGACAATGTCGTCCAAGCGGTTCAAGAATTCCGGCTTGAAATGCCCCTGCACCGCCGACATGACGGCACTTTGTCGCTGCTCGGCATCCAGCGTCGAATCCGCGATCGAGGTCGAACCCAGGTTCGAGGTCATGATGAGGATCGTGTTGCGGAAGTCGACGGTGCGGCCCTGCCCGTCGGTGAGGCGGCCGTCGTCAAGCACCTGCAACAGCGTGTCGAACACGCCCGAATGAGCTTTCTCGACCTCGTCGAACAACACCACCGAATACGGGCGGCGGCGCACCGCCTCGGTGAGCTGACCGCCGGACTCATAGCCGACGTAGCCAGGCGGCGCACCGATGAGCCGCGCCACGGAATGGCGCTCGGTGTATTCGCCCATGTCGATGCGCACCATCGCGTGCGCGTCATCGAACAGGAACTCCGCCAAAGCCTTGGCCAGCTCAGTCTTACCAACCCCGGTGGGGCCGCAGAAGAGGAAGGAGCCAGTGGGCCGGTTCGGGTCGTTAATGCCTGCCCGGGCGCGGCGCACCGCGTCGGAGACCGCGTGCACGGCGGGATCTTGGCCGATGACGCGTTGACTGAGCACTTCGTCCATGCGCAGCAGCTTCGCGGTCTCGGACTCGATGAGTCGCCCGGCGGGGATGCCCGTCCAGGCGGAGATGACCTCGGCGATCTCGTCTGGTTCGATCTCCTCCTTGAGCATGGGTGAGGCGCTTTGCTCCTTCGAGAGGGCGGCTTCGGCCTGCTGTAGTTGGGACTCCAGCTCAGGGATCTTGCCGTAGCGCAACTGGGCGACCTCTTCGAGGTTGTATTCGCGTTCGGCGCGTTCGGCGGCGGCGCGGACGTCCTCAAGTTGTTCCTTCAGTTGCGAGACCGAACCGATGCGGTCTTTCTCTTGGCTCCACTGTTGCGACAGGGCCGAGAGCCGTTCGCGGCTGTCAGCCAGTTCCCGGCGCAAGGTGGCGAGGCGTTCCCGCGAACCTGGGTCGGTTTCTTTGGCTAGCGCCATTTCTTCGATTTCGAGGCGGCGCACAGTGCGT is a window encoding:
- a CDS encoding ABC transporter permease, producing the protein MTLSARPITEAMRFQSRIIRGNPGTLLPLITTPFLTATLLAIFDHIGREDIAAYAVIAPAIMALLGVAIGESGEIIFRDRNTGVLEAQMGAPSSFASVLAGRIGTVLAFGLIGLVQAWLVAALGFGVIVAVEHLVPFVLATVLCLVGMVAMAILMAATFVVGRSVRAFQNAISYPLFLFGGVLVPLELLPTVVEWIGRLFFLSWVTDLLRDSVLAAPVENLWPRLGIATLLVGLTLAAAIAVLSRLVQRLRTTGNVSLV
- a CDS encoding ABC transporter ATP-binding protein — encoded protein: MSDATELAIRVTDLTRTYQSQDGAPERTALDQISMAVPHGEVHGLLGPNGAGKTTLCKILSTLLVPTSGSATVSGFDVTHEYKRIQPLVGIVFGGEKGLYNMMTAADNLHFWAGLYNVKRSVAKERVPRLLDLVGLRGRAHDRVDTLSRGMRQRLHLARGLIGDPRILILDEPTVGMDPIAAQEFRNLIRDLREDNITFLLTTHNMAEAESLCDRVSFIDSGKLLHCESPHALRRSMSSRHRIVAKSVPGDIAAQLEQRVDVEQVRLTDSSEAHIDLTDKRAAQEVLFFLTDIGIDEVSLAPATLEEVYIQLIGERGMELGS
- a CDS encoding ABC transporter permease; the protein is MSVVTQSRQAINLGMASMRMTYTVKSFFGGYMLRTLCQVVFFSSIGALAAGGEVTSFLLIGMSVYLATTLPMMASASTTWDRNAGTLSLLVASPAALAVVFLFRSWFFILTGSVSSILALAILIPAFGISVSISQAALIFALVIVAALTTYALGVACGGMALRFPHLRNVFSTFVMTVSMMIGGFVVPLDYWPAGFQWVAQIFPGVHALSGIREVMGGGDLTVVGFHTVTAFAVAFLWLVVAALSFWWLRVHGRKVGSIDFED
- the clpB gene encoding ATP-dependent chaperone ClpB, giving the protein MDVNRLTTKSREVISQAAREAQSSGHATVEPWHLLHALLTVDGSTAPGLLQVVGVTPGSLATQAEQNLDQLPAASGSSVAEPSMARESLAAINAADGVASDNGDEYVSTEHLLAGLAQIGDVGEAMQQLGATVEKLVAAFPTIRGGDRKVTSADPEGSYKALEKYSIDLTKAARNDKVDPVIGRDTEIRRVIQVLSRRTKNNPVLIGEPGVGKTAIVEGLAQRIVAGDVPDSLRDRSVVSLDLASMLAGAQYRGQFEERLKSVLEEIKSADGQIITFLDELHTMVGAGKTEGSMDAGNMLKPMLARGELHMVGATTLDEYRQNIEKDPALERRFQPVLVGEPSVEDTVAILRGLKERYEVHHGVRITDSALVAAAQLSDRYITDRFLPDKAIDLIDEAASRLRIEIDSRPEEIDAVERTVRRLEIEEMALAKETDPGSRERLATLRRELADSRERLSALSQQWSQEKDRIGSVSQLKEQLEDVRAAAERAEREYNLEEVAQLRYGKIPELESQLQQAEAALSKEQSASPMLKEEIEPDEIAEVISAWTGIPAGRLIESETAKLLRMDEVLSQRVIGQDPAVHAVSDAVRRARAGINDPNRPTGSFLFCGPTGVGKTELAKALAEFLFDDAHAMVRIDMGEYTERHSVARLIGAPPGYVGYESGGQLTEAVRRRPYSVVLFDEVEKAHSGVFDTLLQVLDDGRLTDGQGRTVDFRNTILIMTSNLGSTSIADSTLDAEQRQSAVMSAVQGHFKPEFLNRLDDIVVFSSLSEENLKGIVDVQLDVLGTRLANRRLVLDVDDDARTWLAERGFDPVYGARPLRRLVQNSIGDQLARQLLAGDITDGDTVSVGVAERGDTLAVSKGRPQATDTGNGNGTGVDSAGATGPNARSADIDNAS